The stretch of DNA GTCCTCCCGGTTGGGCCACTGGCGGTTCGTTCATCTCCCCCCAGACTTTCACGTATTACCTGGCAAGTCTTCTTCACCTTTACCCTGGGCCGTCACGGCAGCCACACAGGTTATATCCCCCTGTTTTAGACGATCGTATAAAGGGTGTTGCACTATTGTCTCACCACCGAGGAGTCTTTAGTGAGAGCCCCGTGGATAGCGACTATGCCTCACGTCTCGTTGCCATTAGAATAGCAGGAGATATTATCTACAGCAGGGATTTCGGCGAGGCTCTGAGGAAGTGGAGGGAGTATTTCGAGGTCAGCCAGAGTGAGATAGCCAGGGAAATGGGGGTTACAGCCAGCGTTATAAGCGATTACGAGAAGAGCCGTAGGACTCCTGGCGCGGTTTTCATCAAGAGGTTCGTAGACTCCCTGATATCTATCGACGCGAAAAGGGGGTGGAAGAAGACTAAAGACCTGGCTATGCTTGCGGGGACCGTTCCCGGGGCTATAGTGGATATGAGGGAGTTCGAGAAGCCCCTTACAGTTGGAGAGCTGAGTAGCGTCGTAGAGGGTGTTATACTGGGCTTTAAAGATGCGGCGAGGAGCGTATACGGCTATACACTGGTTGATAGTGTCAAGGCTATACTGAGCCTCTCGGGCCTCCAGTTCACCGTGTTGTTCGGCCTGAACCCCCAGAGAGCAATAGTGTTCACAAAGTCGACAACAGGGAGAAGCCCCATGGTGGCTGTGAGGACTAGCCCTCTAAAGCCCGCCGTTGTCATCGTGCACGGCCCGGGAAGGAACGTTGACAGGCTCGCTATTGAGATAGCCAAGGCGGATAGGGTGCCCCTGGTGGTGTCTCAGCTTGACAGCGAGGAGGAGCTGGCTTCAAGGCTAAGAAGCCTTACAATGCAGCGGAGGTTCACTCCTCACCCTTAAGCCTTAGTATAGCCTCAGCTATGTCGCCGCCGGACTCCTCCAGGGCTTTCCTCGCCTCCTCCATGCTGACACCAGCCTGCTCCGCGACAAGGGCCACATCCTCCTCCGTAATCTCCGCAGCAGTCTCCTCCCTAGGCTTCTCAACCGTGTAATCACCCACCAGGTAGACCATGGGAGGCTGGCCCTTGGCCCTCATTACGATAACAGTTGGCGATCTGAACACCATGGTCTCACCGCTGCCCAAGACTATCCTGGCCTCGTCGGCTGACAGCTGCTCGACCTTGATGCCGAGCCTCCTCATCATCTTCTCTAAATCCCTTGGGTTAACCGGCAGCACCGAACCTACCACCAACCCTATAGCCTTGGATATGGGGGGTTTATACACCTTTGGCTCCATCGGCTGTTGAAGCTTCTTAAGCTGTAGCCTTTAGGATTGTGCTGTGGGGATGAAGAGTTCTTTGACCGACGCTAGTGGTATGAGGAGGCTGAGCTACGCTGACCCCCGGCCGGCCCTCTGGGTAGTCTCGCTTCTAATAGCCCTGGCGGCAGGTGTCTACACGGGTCTCTCGGCCTACGATACTGCTAGCTTCTTCGACAGTGTGGAGCCTAGGTATGTTAGCGACGAGATTTACTATGTGGACACCGCCCGCAGGCTTCTGCAGAACGTGTTCCAGGTAGACATCGATTATTATAGCTACAGTGGAAAGACGAGTGAAGATTATTATAACGCTGAGCACCCTCCCCTCGGCAAGTACATTATAGCCTTGTCCATGCTGCTATGCGGCGACCGTCCCCTTTGCTGGAGGCTACCATCAGTTGTTGAGGCGGGGCTGATACCGGTCATACTGTGGGCGGGGCTGGCTCTAGCCTACAGGGGAGTTCTGGGGCCTGTAGCCGGGGCTGCCGCAGCACTTGCAGCAGCGTCAGACCCCGTCCTCAGGGTGATGGGTTCGGTGGCTATGCTGGACATACACCAAGCATTCTTCACAGCACTGGCAATAGCCCTCGCCGCCAACAGGAGGTTCATCCCGGCTATCTCGGCGGCAGGCTTGGCAGCGTCAGTGAAGATGAGCGGCGGCGCTATTGTGTTAGCCACAGCAACCGTTGCAGCCTCCTGGGCTCAGGGAAGTATTTGGCGTAGACTCGCTGTATTTACCGCTGGCTTGCTGATAGGCGGCTCCGTCTACATAGCCCTCTACGCCCCTCTTGTCCTGCATTTTGGGCCTATGTGGGTTATCGAGGAGACGATAAACGCTCTCAAGTGGCACACTACAAGCCGTCCTCCGGGGCCACCCGCAAGCAGTGTGCTAGGGTGGATTATAAACAGCAATCCCTTCTACCTCAGCCTCGAGGGTAGGGTAATGGCTGCTGTCACAAACACCGTAGTCCACGCTACAGCCCTGGGCTTCGCGGCCATAGCTCTGCTTGCGGAGCTCTTGGAGAGGAGGGGTAGGCCTAGCTGGCCAGGGGTTGCCCATGTCTACATGCTATTCATCCTAATCCTATACACAGCCGTATATCTTGCAGGGAATAGAACCCTATACAGCTTCTACAGCGTACAGCTAACACCAATAGCCGCAGCTGTAATAGGGGAGGCCACAGCGGCGATGCTCACTTGGAGATGCCGTGCTGACAAGCATGCACCGTCCCCAAGCACTGAAGGATATGCCCCCGAAGCCTCCCCCAAGGGAGAATAGACCCCTTCCATTACACTGGGTGTATGCTAGCGCACCCTGTTTAAGTGGGCCGGGCGTCCCTGCTAGTCTCCTGGGTGGCCGGTTATGAGCGGTGAGAACGGGAAGGGTTGCAGGCCCTCAAGGGACTTTCTAAGGTATATAGCTAACAGGGTTATAGCAAGGTACGCTGCGAAGCTCCCGGCGAGCGTGGTAGAGGATATTAGAGATATGCTGGGGCGTGGGGAGGATAAGTACAGGTTCTCCATATACGGGGGGGACCCCAGGAACATCGTAAAATATTTTGATAGCGAGGAGTGGCGCGACCTGGTTGAGTATGCGGCGAACACTGGGGCTCTAAGCATGCTTGTGGAAATACTCGACGCCCTTGCAGCCGAGTACAGGAGGGAGTGTCCCGAAGTTGCTGAGGCTGCGGAGAGAGAAGTAGAGAGGCTCAAGGCGGGGGAGGAGAAGCTTGGGAGGAGGGAGGAGCTGAGCCTCGAGAGGATCTACAGGATGCTGAGTCTCGCAGGCTATAGAGTCGAGTCCAAGGACGGGTCGCTGGAGGTGGATGAGGGTCTCATAAAGCTGATTATTAAGCTCGAAGGACAGACGCTGGAATACACCATATGCAAGAGTGGGAGGTCTAAGACGCTTGAGGGGGTGCTCTCGAAGCTGAGTAAGATAAGAGAGCTCTAGCAACCCCAAAAGCCACCGAAGGGTGGGTGAGAAGCCTAATCAGGTAAGTCGAGGTAACCTGGGCCCTAACAAACCTCTCCCAGAAGCTGGGAGGGAGACTCTTTAGGAGCCGTGAAGCCTCCCTAATACTGCTGCCCCTCACGATGGATAGAAGAATCTTGGACACTCTGACCTCGTCAGCCAATCCAGCACTGTATAGCCTATAGTAGGCGAGTATTTTAGACTCGTCCTCCAGGCCTGCGGAGGCTATAGCCCGTGCAAGGTGGAGGGCCGACAGCATGCCAGGCCTGTTACCCTCGCCCCCCGTTCTCAGGAGGAACCCTCCAGCCTCGCCAACCTTAAACACACCCTCGTGGTAGAGCCTGAGAGGGGCGAACAGCTGCATGGGCGCCCCCCTCCTGTCCACGGGCTCAAGTGTTGATCCTAGGAGTGTTTTATGGAGCCGTGCAATCCTCATCTCCACCTCTCTACCACTCCATACACCCTCAAACCCGGCCCCTATGTTGACCAGCCTCCCTTCACCGTCGGCTGGGAACACCCAGTACACTCCCCTATCCCTTACGTTGAAGTCGAGATAAACGGTGTCGGGCTCCCACTCCGCCTTTGAATATACTCTGTATAGGAAGACTGCATCCTTAACAGTATCAGCTAGAGGACCTCTAGCGTCAACAGACAGCCTCCCCCCTACAGGCCCCGGCCAGGATCCGGCCTTCAGTTCGGCGCCCTCAGCCTCGGCCATCTCCCTGAGTCTAGACACAAGGAGAGCCTTATCCACTATGGCCCAGGGTGGAGGTTTTAAGCTGAGATCCTGCACCACCTCGCCGTTAACCGCTATAATATAGCGAGTGACAAGCGTCACCACAGAGCGTGTAGCCCTAGCAATTTCTTCCGTGAAAGGCTTCAATGTTAACGCGTCGCCGCAGGCTTTCCTGTAACCCCGAGCTACGTCAAACGCCTCAACCCTAAATCCCTCACGAGCCAGCAAGTAGGCGAGTGTGGCTCCAGAGACCCCTAAACCCCCTATTGATACGGCGGTCAAACCCTCTATACCCAATGAGGCTTAAAGACCCCCGACACAGATATATTAAGCGTAAAAAGGGTTTGGAAGGCCGTAGAGCCTTAGAACGCTCTTCCGGTGCTGAAACCATGGTCAGAGTTAAGCTGGAGAGATCAGTCAGTAGTAGCGGCAGGCACGAGGAACTAAAAATAGCCTATGTTGTCAGCCGCTCCGGAGTCAGGCCTCTGAGAATAGGCCCCGGTGCAAAGCCCACGAAACCTACGTACGCTAGGGGTTCGGCCTATGAGATGGAGGTGAGCCTTTCCGAGGGCGAGTACCTCGTTGCTATACGGCTCAACAGAAACTTCCTTGGCATGCTTAAAGGAGAGATTAGGGTTATAGATTGGCGAGGTCGCGAGGTCCTCAGGCTAGTACTCAGAAAGAGGAAGCTAAGGCTATCGGAGGGCGATCCTTCCCTCGCCTGGACAGCATGGGCTGCTCTGAAAGCGGCAGGGCTCGACAAGCTCGTGAGAAAATCTCAAGTTAATAACCTAACGGATATAGAAGCTTCCTCATAGCCTTACAACAGAGGAAACTATCAAGTATCAAACCCCGCCTTCCCATCCCTCATAGGCATAGGGAAAGGGTGCTCCCGGCTGTCTCAAGCCTAGTCTAGACTAACACACATACACGATAATCGCGCTTACGTGGTATGGTTAAAATAGGTTTATGCCTGGGTGGCTAACGTCCACCGTTTTATCGAGTTTATGGGGAGCGAGATGCCCCTCTAGTGTAAACCTGCTATCAATATGATCGACTCTGTAACATAGGCTAGAGCTATCCCGAGGAACAGTGACGACCAGAAGGATGGGCTCGAGAGACCGCCTAGGCGTGACAGGGCAGAAAGGTTTATGTGCAGCATTGCGTAGACTATGGATGCTGCTGCTACAGTATAGAGGGTAGCTATAGCTAGGCCAGGGAGGTTCGAGCCTAGATAGTAGACCATAGCTCCTGGAACAACAGGTAGCCCCGCGAGGAGGGAGAGACCGATGATAGTGCGGAGCCCCGTTCTCTTCTTTTCACCAGCCAGTGGGGCGGCTATGGGGAAGCCTTCGGTGTAGTTGTGTATAGCAAAGCCAACCGCAAAGAGGATTGCTAGGGATACCTTACCCTCGATTAGCGAGGCAGCTATGGCTAGGCCTTCCCCCAGATTATGCAGTCCGAGTGCGGAAGCCACAGTCAGAGATACCATAAGCCCGGGTGGAGCCCTCACCAAGGTAGAATAGCCTCTCTCAACGTAGGAGAGGAGAAGCCAGGTTCCTAGAAGAGCGATGCTGGTTACCATAAGACCTGCCAAGAAGCTGTCCAGCGTTTCTCGAGTCGCAAACTGCTCAACATACGCTGCACTCTCGTGCCCTGTCTCCAAGGCTAGATAGGCTAGAACTCCTCCTGCCAGCGCGTTCAAAACGCCCTGGCCCCTCCGGCCAAGCCTCCTCCCAACTACTATATACGTGAGGGCTCCGAACGTCACGGTTATGCCGGCTACTAAGCCGAGCAGTATTGGTGTAATAGCGGGATTCATTAGATACACCCGGCTAGGTAAAAGTAAACCATCTAGATAAACTATTTAACAACGTTAAAATCAATAACCAATCTATAGAAGTTATTCGGGATAGAACGGCATTCAAACAGACCCAGACGAGTTAAGTCTCAATAACCATGGCGAGACACTGTTATAGCCTGTTCTCCCACTTCTTATCCCATAGTTTTACAAGTCTAACGCTTTTCATGAGAGCACAAGCCGCTTCAAAGCCCCAAACCTCCGCTGCAGGAAACAGTTCGTTCTAATAGGCTTGGGATGGTGGTGGGCCCGCGGGGATTTGAACCCCGGACCACGGGGTCCCGAGTCGGGCGGAGCCTCCCGCCCTCCAGCGGGACCTTCTGCTCCGTACCCCGCATCCTAGCCAGGCTAGACGACGGGCCCCCGCTTGCTAGTATCCGGTCCGGCCATAAAGATGGTTAGAGCGGCTAGAGGCTTAAAGGCTTCTCCCCAAACTTTCCCTACGAACCTCTGCTATACACTCTGGGGGTACCCAGTCAACAGTGTAGACTGTCTTCGACATCCTCTCGACCTTGAGCCCCCTCCTTCTTAGACACTCAACATCTACCAGGAGAACAGCGACTAGATTGCCGTGCCTTCTGCCGGTTGATACAGCATCTTCAAGAGAGCTTGTGAGGTGGACTTTTAGCCTCCTACCCCTCATTATACCCCTCTCCATAATCAACGGTAGCGCCTCCTCGGTTGTACCGTGATAGAGTATCGGCGGAGGCTCGCCGGGGAGAGGCTCCACATTAACGGGTATCGAGTGCCCATAGCGCGCCCTAATCTCCCCATTCCTCAGCTCATACCTCCCCTTAGGGTCGTGGAGGGCCACGCCCACTATGTGCCACTCTTCCACCCAGCTCCATCCAGCCTTTCTCAACCCCTCGACAACCTCGCTAACCCTGGCCCACCCTTCTCGAGTTAACCTGACACCATACCTCCCAGGATGGTGCCGCAGTATGCCTGCCAGGGTCTTGCTTAGCCTTACGCGCATACCCCCAGGCAACACTGCTCTAGCCTTACACCGGCAGTTGCTCCTACCCTCCACTACGGTGCCATCGCAACATAGAGCAAGCTCGGGGAGCTCCTCCGCCACTCCTCCCCCCAGTATTTCTAGGCTCGGCTGGGAGAATAGAGTTGTTGGGGTTGGAATGGATGGGTGGTGAGGGTCCTGGTAGCGACGATATTGTGAAGAAGATGGCACAGCTTATGATGCAGGGGGCTGTAATGCTGGATAAGACGTGTCCTGCAGACGGTCTCCCCCTCTTCAAGCTCAAAACGGGGGATGTGGTCTGCCCTGTCCACGGGAAGGTTGTGATAGTGGCCAGTGACGAGGAGGCGAGAGACGTAGAGGTGGAGGAGATAATAAGGGAGGTTAGGTACAGGGCGGCCAGGAACGTTATGAAGGGTCTTGAGGAGGACAATGTGGACACGGTCTCAAAATGGCTAGGTGTTTTGGAGACAGCCGAGAGAATTCTTGCTATAAGGCGAGGAAGCCGGCAGGGCCAGGGGAGCGTTAGAGGAGAGGGGAGAGAGTCGAAATAGGGTGAACCCCTGTTTTAACCCAGACGCGATAAAGTATATTCTCTAGGGCTGGGGAATTCTGCCTACAGCGCGGGTGTTTATATGCAGGGATTAACAGACTGCATAGACGCCTTGGACATAGCTAGGGCGGTGAGAGTAGAGGGAGTATCTGCTCGCTTAGCCGGTGAGGGGAGGGGAGAGGCTAGCGGGGAGAAAAGGCATAAGATAGAGGTTCTGGTGAAAGACCCCTCATCGCCGAGTATAGACGAGATGCCCCTACTTTCTGCCCTTAGGGTTGCTTTCGCCAAGTCGGGCCAGCTTCTGGTTCTTAGGCCTTACGAGAAAGAGGCGGCCCCGAGGGAGGACGTTTTGGCGGGGTTGCTGAGGAGTCTCGTCGAGGAGGGTAAGCCTTTCGTAGCTATAGTGCCTAGCCTACTAGCGGTGGGACTGGCCTCCCGCCTCCCGGCGAGAGTTATAGACGCACTGGAGAGTCTTAGCGTCGTTGTCGAGGCTAAGGTGGCTGTTAGAAACCTGGTTTACCTCCCTGTCCCTGAGGTTAACGACGTCATTGAGATAGTTGGGAAGAAGAATAGTGCCGCAAGCTACGAGAGGATCAGGAGGCTTGAAGAGGCTGCAGGCAGGTACGGTATAAAGGTTAGGGGCCACGTCCTCCTCAACAGCAACATGGAAATACTAGAGTACATTGTAAGCGGCGGTGTCGACGGCCTATCCATGAGAGTGCCCGTTACAAAACTCGCACTGTATATCCTAGCGATATCGCGGTGCCTCGACATCCCCATAACGCCAGTTACCCTGGAGGAAACCTCGCTACATACAATATACTTCCACGGACTAGGAAGCCGGGAGGCGGAAGCCTTTATCGAAGCACTGCGGAGCCCACTAACGAGGCCGAGTGAAGAAGAGGTGGCGAGGCTCGTGGAAAGGGGTGCGGCAAAGCTAGTCGAAATCCTTGCTAGGCCTAGGGTGTGAGGTCTATTGGCTCAATGGTTACCAGCCCTAGCACTAGTATGAGGGTTGCAACGCCCAGACCAGCTCCCAAGAGCCTGCCGCTCGGGCCCAACAACCTCTCCCCCACATGAACGGCTACGTGCCCACCGTCACTCATTATGGCGGCGCCGGGAAGGGGTAGGAGGAGGGGTGCAGCGTTAACTAGGGCAACGCCTAGGTTGAGCAGGAATAGGGCGTTCATGATAGTTGCCAATGGGGAGTCGTAGAACTCCGCAACTCTAACTCCAATTGTGCTCCTGCCAGCCTCCTTCACAACCTTTAGATCTAAAAGCTCTCCACCTTCTTTTTTGACCCTTACCGTAAACTCCACATTGCTTGCCGGGTCTGTCACCCCAATTTTCTCGAAGATCCTCCTAAGGTCCTCCAGACTCTTGACGGGCTCGCCGTTTACCTCCACTATCACCATACCAGGTCCTAACCCCGCCGCGTCAGCCGGGCTTCCCTCCTCAACTCCAAGAATCTTTACTCCAGAAGGCTCTGCTACCGGTGCAGTCATAGCGATCAAGAGGGTCAGAAGGGCTATCAGGATGTTGGCAGTAACCCCTGCCGAGAAGACCTTGAGCCTCGACACCAGCCTGGCCTTCATGAGCTGCTCCTCGTCAAGCTCGACGAATGCTGCCGGTATAAAGAGTAGGATGGCTATACCCGCGTTCTTGACTCTAATCCCCTCGGCGACGGCAACAACTGCATGACCGAGCTCGTGAGCCACGACACCAACTCCTAGTGCAACAGCGACGTAGACCAGGTCCTCCCAGGGGATTGTAACCCCTGGTATCAGTGGGATGAATCCTCCCGCAGCCTCGCCCCCCTCACCTGGAGGTACGAGAAACTTGGCCTTAGCAGCCTGTAAAGCGAGGTAGTAGAATAGGGCTAGGGCTGCCATCATCACAGCAATGGCCAGATAGCCGTAGAGCCTGAGCACGCCCCTTAGCCTGCCCTCCCCTAGGGGTTCCCCTGTGACACCTATCCTGACAATGATGCCGAAAGGGAGTATAGAAACCCTCCCCTCACGTCTGCCCCTACCATAGATTAGATACAGAGCTATCCATGCCAGCGCAATGCCCGCTGCAACTGCTATCTCGATACCAGCCAAGACTGGCACTCCTACTATCCTGAAACTGGGGCCCTCCAAGGCTATATCCAAAACGCCTCTGAAGGGCTATGTGGCACAGAGTATTGGAAACCCTCATCGCCTCTTATGGACTCCAGTATCTCAGGCGTCTTAGCGGCGGCCTCCTCGGCCGCCGGCCCAGGAGGGGCCCCTCTAAACAGCATGATAGCGAACACCATAGTAAATATGTCCCCAGCTCCTGTCGGGTCTTCGACGAGTTTAGGAGGAGGTGGTATTGTGAGGCTGCCAGAGGGGCTGAGGACCTCGCCTCCGGCCTCGCCCCGGGTGTAGACTATGATGTTTGCCATAGGCTCGCGAGGGGGGTCACTGGCATCATCGCTTGATATATGGGCGAGTGAGCCTATCCTAGCCGTGGGGGGAGTCCAGACGGATGCGTAGCCTCGGTAATAGCCCTGCAGGTCAACAGCTGTTATGGCGCTGAAGTTGTTATGTATATAGGATGCGAGGCCTCCATCGTCCTCCCCATGGAGGGGTGAGATGAGAACTACGTTGTACGCCCCTGC from Aeropyrum pernix K1 encodes:
- a CDS encoding helix-turn-helix domain-containing protein — translated: MSHHRGVFSESPVDSDYASRLVAIRIAGDIIYSRDFGEALRKWREYFEVSQSEIAREMGVTASVISDYEKSRRTPGAVFIKRFVDSLISIDAKRGWKKTKDLAMLAGTVPGAIVDMREFEKPLTVGELSSVVEGVILGFKDAARSVYGYTLVDSVKAILSLSGLQFTVLFGLNPQRAIVFTKSTTGRSPMVAVRTSPLKPAVVIVHGPGRNVDRLAIEIAKADRVPLVVSQLDSEEELASRLRSLTMQRRFTPHP
- a CDS encoding nascent polypeptide-associated complex protein, producing MVGSVLPVNPRDLEKMMRRLGIKVEQLSADEARIVLGSGETMVFRSPTVIVMRAKGQPPMVYLVGDYTVEKPREETAAEITEEDVALVAEQAGVSMEEARKALEESGGDIAEAILRLKGEE
- a CDS encoding glycosyltransferase family 39 protein, which encodes MTDASGMRRLSYADPRPALWVVSLLIALAAGVYTGLSAYDTASFFDSVEPRYVSDEIYYVDTARRLLQNVFQVDIDYYSYSGKTSEDYYNAEHPPLGKYIIALSMLLCGDRPLCWRLPSVVEAGLIPVILWAGLALAYRGVLGPVAGAAAALAAASDPVLRVMGSVAMLDIHQAFFTALAIALAANRRFIPAISAAGLAASVKMSGGAIVLATATVAASWAQGSIWRRLAVFTAGLLIGGSVYIALYAPLVLHFGPMWVIEETINALKWHTTSRPPGPPASSVLGWIINSNPFYLSLEGRVMAAVTNTVVHATALGFAAIALLAELLERRGRPSWPGVAHVYMLFILILYTAVYLAGNRTLYSFYSVQLTPIAAAVIGEATAAMLTWRCRADKHAPSPSTEGYAPEASPKGE
- a CDS encoding NAD(P)/FAD-dependent oxidoreductase, with the protein product MGIEGLTAVSIGGLGVSGATLAYLLAREGFRVEAFDVARGYRKACGDALTLKPFTEEIARATRSVVTLVTRYIIAVNGEVVQDLSLKPPPWAIVDKALLVSRLREMAEAEGAELKAGSWPGPVGGRLSVDARGPLADTVKDAVFLYRVYSKAEWEPDTVYLDFNVRDRGVYWVFPADGEGRLVNIGAGFEGVWSGREVEMRIARLHKTLLGSTLEPVDRRGAPMQLFAPLRLYHEGVFKVGEAGGFLLRTGGEGNRPGMLSALHLARAIASAGLEDESKILAYYRLYSAGLADEVRVSKILLSIVRGSSIREASRLLKSLPPSFWERFVRAQVTSTYLIRLLTHPSVAFGVARALLSYSASRAPPQAS
- a CDS encoding ZIP family metal transporter, which produces MNPAITPILLGLVAGITVTFGALTYIVVGRRLGRRGQGVLNALAGGVLAYLALETGHESAAYVEQFATRETLDSFLAGLMVTSIALLGTWLLLSYVERGYSTLVRAPPGLMVSLTVASALGLHNLGEGLAIAASLIEGKVSLAILFAVGFAIHNYTEGFPIAAPLAGEKKRTGLRTIIGLSLLAGLPVVPGAMVYYLGSNLPGLAIATLYTVAAASIVYAMLHINLSALSRLGGLSSPSFWSSLFLGIALAYVTESIILIAGLH
- a CDS encoding RNA 2'-phosphotransferase, which codes for MAEELPELALCCDGTVVEGRSNCRCKARAVLPGGMRVRLSKTLAGILRHHPGRYGVRLTREGWARVSEVVEGLRKAGWSWVEEWHIVGVALHDPKGRYELRNGEIRARYGHSIPVNVEPLPGEPPPILYHGTTEEALPLIMERGIMRGRRLKVHLTSSLEDAVSTGRRHGNLVAVLLVDVECLRRRGLKVERMSKTVYTVDWVPPECIAEVRRESLGRSL
- a CDS encoding Sjogren's syndrome/scleroderma autoantigen 1 family protein; protein product: MGGEGPGSDDIVKKMAQLMMQGAVMLDKTCPADGLPLFKLKTGDVVCPVHGKVVIVASDEEARDVEVEEIIREVRYRAARNVMKGLEEDNVDTVSKWLGVLETAERILAIRRGSRQGQGSVRGEGRESK
- a CDS encoding site-2 protease family protein: MEGPSFRIVGVPVLAGIEIAVAAGIALAWIALYLIYGRGRREGRVSILPFGIIVRIGVTGEPLGEGRLRGVLRLYGYLAIAVMMAALALFYYLALQAAKAKFLVPPGEGGEAAGGFIPLIPGVTIPWEDLVYVAVALGVGVVAHELGHAVVAVAEGIRVKNAGIAILLFIPAAFVELDEEQLMKARLVSRLKVFSAGVTANILIALLTLLIAMTAPVAEPSGVKILGVEEGSPADAAGLGPGMVIVEVNGEPVKSLEDLRRIFEKIGVTDPASNVEFTVRVKKEGGELLDLKVVKEAGRSTIGVRVAEFYDSPLATIMNALFLLNLGVALVNAAPLLLPLPGAAIMSDGGHVAVHVGERLLGPSGRLLGAGLGVATLILVLGLVTIEPIDLTP